The proteins below come from a single Mycobacterium parmense genomic window:
- a CDS encoding DUF421 domain-containing protein, with translation MRDLLLQFFDGWRPAAYAAVKAFALFVTAATAFRLTLRRTIAEFTPFDWVTGVAVGAIVGRTATAPHTSWFTGAAALVALIAAHDIVARLRYFPWVRRLVDPPVRVLIRDGELDVTNLKRCRLTREDLDAILRQHGHLTPASVRLALFETKGVVSVLADAQAPATANPADPCDRSAGDAAGG, from the coding sequence ATGAGGGATCTGCTACTGCAATTCTTCGACGGCTGGCGACCGGCCGCCTACGCCGCTGTGAAGGCGTTTGCGTTATTCGTCACCGCCGCAACGGCATTCCGGCTCACGCTACGGCGAACTATCGCCGAGTTCACGCCGTTCGACTGGGTGACCGGCGTGGCGGTCGGCGCAATAGTGGGACGTACCGCCACGGCCCCCCACACGTCGTGGTTCACCGGCGCCGCCGCGCTGGTGGCGTTGATCGCCGCGCACGACATAGTCGCTCGCCTGCGCTACTTCCCCTGGGTGCGGCGGCTGGTCGACCCGCCGGTGCGGGTGCTCATCCGGGACGGCGAACTCGACGTAACGAACCTGAAGCGCTGCAGGCTCACTCGAGAGGATCTCGACGCGATCCTGCGCCAGCACGGTCACCTGACGCCTGCGAGCGTGCGCCTGGCGCTGTTCGAGACCAAAGGCGTGGTATCCGTCCTCGCCGATGCGCAAGCGCCCGCGACGGCGAACCCCGCTGACCCGTGCGACCGTTCAGCGGGGGATGCCGCCGGCGGTTGA
- a CDS encoding amidohydrolase family protein, with product MPSRELSFPVFDADNHMYEPQEALTKFLPENRKRVIDYVQVRGRTKIVVRGHISEYIPNPTFEVVARPGAQEDYFRNGAQGKSYREILGEPMKAIPAFREPAARLEVMDELGIDYALMFPTLASLVEERMKDDPEMTHDVIHALNQWMYEQWSFNYQDRIFATPVITLPIVERALEELEWCLERGARTVLVRPAPVPGFKGSRSFGLEEFDPFWQACIRAEIPVSMHASDSGYAEFANVWEPGDEFLPFKPTPFRSFVMGHRPILDAMGALVCHGALSRNPELRILSIENGADWVPDLFRGLKGVYKKMPQAFSEDPVEAFKRCVYITPFWEDRFTEIVKMVGTDRVLFGSDWPHPEGLKDPISFVDELTDFDEQDVAKIMGGNLMKLMKVSAPAKKPVSA from the coding sequence ATGCCGTCTCGCGAGCTTTCCTTCCCCGTGTTCGACGCCGACAACCACATGTACGAGCCGCAGGAGGCGCTGACCAAGTTCCTGCCGGAGAACCGCAAGCGCGTCATCGACTACGTTCAGGTCCGCGGCCGCACCAAGATCGTGGTTCGCGGCCACATCAGCGAGTACATCCCCAACCCCACCTTCGAGGTGGTCGCCAGGCCGGGCGCCCAGGAGGACTACTTCCGCAACGGCGCCCAGGGCAAGAGCTACCGCGAGATCCTCGGTGAGCCGATGAAGGCCATCCCCGCCTTCCGCGAACCGGCCGCGCGCCTGGAGGTGATGGACGAACTCGGCATCGACTACGCGCTGATGTTCCCCACGCTGGCCAGCCTGGTCGAAGAGCGCATGAAGGACGACCCGGAGATGACCCACGACGTCATTCACGCGCTCAACCAGTGGATGTACGAGCAGTGGTCGTTCAACTACCAAGACCGCATCTTCGCCACCCCGGTGATCACCCTGCCGATCGTCGAGCGTGCCCTCGAGGAGCTCGAGTGGTGTCTGGAGCGCGGCGCCCGCACTGTGCTCGTGCGCCCGGCCCCGGTGCCCGGCTTCAAGGGCAGCCGGTCGTTCGGCCTCGAGGAGTTCGACCCGTTCTGGCAGGCCTGCATCAGGGCCGAGATCCCGGTGTCGATGCACGCCTCGGACAGCGGCTATGCCGAGTTCGCGAACGTATGGGAGCCCGGCGACGAGTTCCTGCCGTTCAAGCCCACCCCGTTCCGCAGCTTTGTGATGGGGCACCGCCCGATCCTGGACGCGATGGGCGCGCTGGTGTGCCACGGCGCGCTGTCCCGCAACCCGGAGCTGCGGATCCTGTCGATCGAGAACGGCGCCGACTGGGTGCCGGACCTGTTCAGGGGCCTCAAGGGCGTGTACAAGAAGATGCCGCAGGCCTTCAGCGAGGACCCGGTGGAGGCGTTCAAGCGCTGCGTCTACATCACCCCGTTCTGGGAGGACCGGTTCACCGAGATCGTCAAGATGGTCGGCACCGACCGGGTGTTGTTCGGCTCGGACTGGCCGCACCCCGAAGGCCTGAAGGACCCGATCTCCTTTGTAGACGAGCTCACCGACTTCGACGAGCAGGACGTCGCCAAGATCATGGGCGGCAACCTGATGAAGCTGATGAAGGTCTCGGCACCGGCCAAGAAGCCCGTCTCGGCCTGA
- a CDS encoding hotdog fold thioesterase: MRGGSSGDATDADVEVTRGDRFIKTAVAILGETGRTDFTVQEVVARSKTSLRAFYQHFSSKDELLLALFDRTIAQSVQTWRAETAGMDGTAALKLLVDRISQQPESSTQDSLNRALTLYNQHLAETRPREYARVLSPLHRLVRDIVGQGITEGVFDPGLDVGAAAAIVMQTMMGAPRLHWLGAELNGTPVDAGQLYDFCSRALGVRDAADESAPPSLAELFGQIGMRAGARGGEFAMTMPVSPQVVNTSGALQGGLIATLVDVAGGQFGLGHLKPGTTMTTADLFIRYLRPIRQGSAFAVPRMLRSGRRAMVMQVDIYGDAGDELVATATVNFAVIDGETPTLGVQPEA, encoded by the coding sequence ATGCGTGGCGGTTCGTCTGGCGACGCGACCGACGCCGACGTCGAGGTGACGCGCGGCGATCGATTCATCAAGACGGCGGTGGCGATCCTGGGCGAAACCGGTCGCACAGACTTCACCGTGCAGGAGGTGGTGGCGCGCTCCAAGACCTCGCTGCGCGCCTTCTATCAACACTTCAGCAGCAAGGATGAGTTGCTGCTGGCGCTGTTCGACCGAACCATCGCACAGTCGGTACAGACCTGGCGCGCCGAGACCGCCGGCATGGACGGCACCGCGGCGCTGAAGCTGCTGGTCGACCGCATCAGCCAGCAGCCGGAATCGAGCACCCAGGACAGCCTCAACCGGGCGCTGACGCTGTACAACCAGCACCTGGCAGAGACGCGTCCGCGCGAATACGCTCGGGTCCTCTCCCCCCTGCACCGGCTGGTTCGCGACATCGTCGGCCAGGGCATCACCGAGGGCGTCTTCGATCCTGGGTTGGACGTCGGAGCGGCGGCCGCCATTGTCATGCAGACGATGATGGGCGCGCCGCGATTGCATTGGCTGGGTGCGGAATTGAACGGAACGCCGGTCGACGCCGGCCAGCTGTACGACTTCTGCAGCCGAGCCCTGGGCGTCCGTGACGCCGCCGACGAATCCGCGCCGCCCTCGCTGGCGGAATTGTTCGGCCAGATCGGGATGCGGGCCGGCGCCCGCGGGGGCGAGTTCGCCATGACGATGCCGGTCAGCCCTCAGGTGGTCAACACCTCCGGCGCGCTGCAGGGCGGCCTGATCGCGACGCTCGTGGACGTGGCGGGCGGACAGTTCGGGCTCGGCCACCTGAAGCCGGGCACCACCATGACCACCGCCGACCTGTTCATCCGGTACCTGCGGCCCATCCGGCAGGGCTCGGCGTTCGCGGTGCCCCGGATGCTGCGATCCGGTCGGCGCGCGATGGTGATGCAGGTCGATATCTACGGCGACGCCGGCGACGAGCTCGTCGCGACGGCCACGGTGAACTTCGCTGTCATCGACGGAGAGACGCCGACGCTCGGCGTCCAGCCAGAGGCTTAG
- a CDS encoding phosphatidylserine decarboxylase, with amino-acid sequence MSEPDAIVQDLRDLLDKEEKLAGSLTRSLVAARRKAERELSADLFAALDWPETLGQYENYLRGFIRWMPRQSNAKAWQGLEPQERHAKEVSDRVAHFFFLVDQDVDDGAPQDNEVFRAWMTDFTRRWGSFLDTPESFSREILQSFIDYAPEYRVFESLVEGSPNEPSGWLTFNQFFGRRLNGGLRPIAEPGSNLVATSPADCVFQHAYDIDDDSNIPATSIKNTHKYGNIKQLLEGSQYSESFARGTFVHYMLQPSSYHRYHLPVSGLVKECFRLSGTVYMHVDVKDSQFVSSDSTTTGFEFTQNRGVVTIDTAASTGGDIGIVAVVPVGMAHVSSVTLTAVDGTHMAKGEEFGYFQFGGSDIIVLFQEGADAQIDDSGDYRLFGTPIARCKPLKS; translated from the coding sequence ATGAGTGAGCCGGATGCGATCGTGCAGGATCTGCGCGATCTCCTCGATAAGGAAGAGAAACTGGCCGGTTCGCTGACGCGCTCGCTGGTAGCGGCTCGCCGAAAAGCCGAGAGGGAACTGAGCGCCGATTTGTTCGCGGCGCTCGATTGGCCCGAGACCCTCGGTCAGTACGAAAACTACCTGCGGGGCTTCATCAGATGGATGCCCCGGCAATCCAATGCAAAGGCCTGGCAGGGCCTTGAACCGCAGGAGCGGCATGCTAAGGAGGTCAGCGACAGGGTCGCCCACTTCTTCTTCCTGGTCGACCAGGACGTCGATGACGGTGCGCCGCAGGACAATGAGGTCTTTCGCGCTTGGATGACCGACTTCACGCGGCGCTGGGGCAGTTTCCTGGACACACCGGAATCATTCAGCCGGGAAATCCTGCAGTCCTTCATCGACTACGCGCCGGAATACCGCGTCTTCGAATCGCTGGTCGAAGGCTCGCCGAACGAGCCGAGCGGCTGGCTAACGTTCAACCAGTTCTTCGGGCGCCGCCTCAACGGGGGGCTACGGCCGATCGCCGAACCCGGCAGCAACCTGGTGGCCACTTCGCCGGCCGATTGCGTCTTCCAGCACGCCTACGACATCGACGACGACTCCAACATTCCCGCCACCTCGATCAAGAACACGCACAAGTACGGCAACATCAAGCAGCTGCTCGAGGGCAGTCAATACAGCGAAAGCTTCGCGCGCGGCACCTTCGTCCACTACATGCTCCAGCCGTCGTCTTATCACCGCTACCACCTGCCGGTATCGGGTCTTGTCAAGGAATGCTTCCGGCTCAGCGGAACGGTTTACATGCATGTCGACGTCAAGGACAGCCAGTTCGTCTCCAGCGACAGCACGACCACCGGCTTCGAATTCACCCAGAACCGAGGTGTTGTGACAATCGATACCGCCGCATCGACCGGTGGTGACATCGGGATCGTCGCCGTGGTCCCGGTCGGGATGGCGCATGTGTCGTCGGTGACGCTGACGGCGGTCGACGGCACGCACATGGCCAAAGGCGAAGAGTTCGGCTACTTCCAATTCGGCGGCTCCGACATCATCGTCCTATTCCAGGAGGGCGCCGATGCGCAGATCGATGACAGCGGCGATTACCGGCTGTTCGGCACGCCCATAGCCCGCTGCAAACCCCTGAAGAGTTGA
- a CDS encoding SpoIIE family protein phosphatase: protein MVAGKDWDRYVGTAQDARRIFENVPAMLVGLEGPDHRFIAVNAAYRAFSPTRASIGQPAREIYPELTSQQIYEMFDRVYQTGQAQTGTEWRLQADYDGSGIQERFFDFVVTPRRAEDGSVEGVQLLFDDVTDRVRGRQAAERRLEELSEKYRNVRDSATVMQQALLAPSVPVVPGADITAEYLVAAEDTAAGGDWFDAIALGERVVLIVGDVVGHGVEAAAVMSQLRTALRMQILAGQPISEALEAVDRFHEHVPGSKSATVCVGSLDFATGRFDYCTAGHPPPLLVSHGATARYMEPSGGGPFGSGTGFPVRTEVLAVGDAVLLYTDGLIERPGRPLGASTTEFAELAARIAGGQGGFVIETAERPVDRICSETLELLLRSTGYSDDVTLLAAQRRIPPVPLHLALDATIHTAREVRAHIRDWLTAVGADSDDICDVVHAISEFVENAVEHGYADETSGGIVVEASLAGDGNLYASVIDQGQWKDHREGERGRGRGLAMAEALVTHAQVTHDPAGTTASVVHRLTRPAKFVTDSMIGRAPRQQAAGSEFASLITEDGRIVVSGDVDSTSAPTLDRQIAVESRSGIAPLTIDLTGVTHLGSAGVSALADALDRARRQGGECLLVAPPGSPAHHVLSLVQMPVGNGDADTVSVEGADRT, encoded by the coding sequence ATGGTGGCCGGCAAGGACTGGGACCGATACGTCGGTACGGCGCAGGACGCGCGCCGGATCTTCGAGAACGTCCCCGCGATGCTGGTCGGCCTGGAAGGGCCCGACCACCGGTTCATTGCTGTCAACGCCGCCTACCGCGCATTCAGTCCGACGCGAGCTTCGATCGGCCAGCCCGCGCGCGAGATCTATCCCGAGCTCACCAGCCAGCAGATCTACGAGATGTTCGACCGCGTTTATCAAACGGGCCAGGCACAGACCGGCACCGAGTGGCGACTGCAGGCCGACTACGACGGCTCGGGCATTCAGGAGAGGTTCTTCGACTTCGTCGTGACTCCACGCCGTGCGGAGGACGGCTCGGTCGAAGGCGTCCAGTTACTTTTCGACGACGTCACCGACCGGGTGCGGGGGCGGCAGGCCGCCGAAAGGCGGTTGGAGGAGCTTTCCGAGAAATACCGCAACGTGCGCGATTCCGCGACGGTCATGCAGCAGGCTTTGCTGGCGCCGTCGGTGCCCGTCGTCCCCGGGGCCGATATCACCGCGGAGTATCTGGTCGCCGCGGAGGACACCGCCGCCGGCGGCGACTGGTTCGACGCGATCGCGCTCGGCGAGCGTGTGGTCCTCATCGTCGGCGACGTCGTCGGCCACGGGGTTGAAGCTGCGGCGGTGATGTCGCAATTGCGCACGGCTTTGCGGATGCAGATCTTGGCGGGACAACCGATTTCCGAGGCGCTCGAGGCGGTCGACCGCTTCCACGAACACGTACCCGGATCCAAATCGGCCACCGTGTGCGTCGGTTCGCTGGACTTCGCCACGGGCCGATTCGACTACTGCACCGCCGGCCACCCGCCGCCCCTGCTGGTGAGCCACGGCGCAACCGCCCGCTACATGGAGCCGTCCGGCGGTGGCCCCTTCGGCAGCGGCACCGGTTTCCCGGTGCGCACCGAGGTTCTCGCGGTGGGCGACGCGGTGCTCCTCTACACCGACGGGCTGATCGAACGGCCCGGCCGGCCGCTGGGGGCCAGCACGACCGAATTCGCCGAATTGGCCGCACGGATCGCCGGCGGCCAGGGCGGTTTCGTCATCGAAACCGCGGAGCGCCCCGTCGACCGCATCTGTTCGGAGACCCTCGAACTGCTGTTGCGCTCCACCGGGTACAGCGACGACGTGACTTTGCTTGCGGCGCAGCGGCGTATTCCGCCGGTGCCGTTGCACCTGGCGCTGGATGCGACGATCCACACCGCGCGCGAGGTTCGTGCCCACATCCGGGACTGGCTGACGGCGGTCGGCGCCGACTCCGACGACATCTGCGACGTCGTGCACGCGATCTCCGAATTCGTCGAGAACGCGGTCGAACACGGGTACGCCGACGAAACCTCCGGCGGGATCGTCGTCGAGGCCTCGCTGGCCGGTGACGGCAACCTCTACGCGTCGGTGATCGACCAGGGGCAGTGGAAGGACCACCGGGAGGGCGAGAGGGGCCGGGGGCGCGGGCTCGCGATGGCCGAAGCCCTGGTGACCCATGCGCAGGTCACCCACGACCCCGCCGGCACGACGGCCAGCGTGGTGCACCGGCTGACGCGACCGGCGAAGTTCGTGACCGACTCGATGATCGGCCGGGCACCCCGTCAGCAGGCCGCGGGGTCCGAATTCGCCTCGCTGATCACCGAGGACGGCCGCATCGTGGTCAGCGGCGATGTCGACTCCACCAGTGCGCCGACCCTCGATCGTCAGATCGCGGTCGAAAGCCGTTCGGGCATCGCCCCTTTGACGATCGACCTGACCGGGGTGACCCACCTGGGTTCGGCGGGCGTGAGTGCGCTGGCGGACGCCCTGGACCGCGCCCGCAGACAGGGCGGCGAATGCCTGCTGGTGGCCCCGCCAGGAAGCCCGGCGCACCACGTGCTTTCCCTCGTCCAGATGCCGGTCGGCAATGGCGACGCGGACACCGTGTCCGTCGAAGGCGCGGACCGCACCTAA
- a CDS encoding PPE family protein, producing MYFGLLPPEVNSGRMYAGPGSASMLTAAQAWDALAAQLHATAASYASVISGLTTAWQGPSSIAMAGAAAPYLAWMSATAAQAEQTAAQARAAAVAYETAFAATVPPAVVAANRSELVSLVATNLFGQNTPAIAANEAQYSRMWAQDATAMDSYAGQSAAATTVTPFAAPAATADPAGLVGQLATIATTYVTQALSTAQAQISSLFSAIPTALQSFATIVTGPSPISGLLTAAQDFAGLQSINSLTGDLEVIPKVILPVNDIFISTIMGLVIEAKYFGGLASAGAGAAAAGSGSVLAAGLGSGVNLASSALGGSVAAGAGHAGLVGAMSVPPSWATATPAIRTVASVLSGTGANAVPAGAVSEGTLLSGVAVAGMAGTALGAAGSRAIGGAGARLRSTSLKDGTSTDGESSPGDLQRIVAEMADKPDAVQHWHTDSAQLDALIAKLRTKPGIHAVHLTDGDASSVALPKSVS from the coding sequence GTGTACTTCGGATTACTACCCCCAGAGGTCAACTCCGGCCGGATGTATGCCGGTCCGGGTTCGGCGTCGATGCTGACCGCCGCGCAGGCGTGGGACGCCCTGGCGGCTCAACTGCACGCCACAGCGGCGTCGTATGCCTCGGTGATCTCGGGTCTCACCACGGCGTGGCAAGGCCCTTCGTCGATCGCCATGGCGGGCGCGGCCGCGCCCTACCTCGCGTGGATGAGCGCCACGGCCGCACAAGCAGAACAGACCGCGGCTCAGGCGCGGGCCGCCGCGGTGGCGTACGAGACGGCATTCGCGGCGACAGTGCCGCCGGCGGTGGTCGCGGCGAACCGCAGCGAACTGGTGTCGTTGGTGGCCACGAACCTCTTCGGGCAGAACACACCCGCCATTGCGGCCAACGAGGCCCAGTACAGCAGGATGTGGGCCCAAGATGCGACGGCGATGGACAGCTACGCCGGTCAATCCGCCGCAGCCACGACGGTGACACCGTTCGCCGCGCCGGCCGCCACCGCGGACCCCGCGGGACTGGTCGGTCAATTGGCGACGATCGCGACGACCTATGTCACCCAGGCGCTCAGCACCGCCCAGGCGCAGATTTCGAGCCTGTTCAGCGCGATACCCACCGCCCTGCAAAGCTTTGCGACGATTGTCACCGGGCCAAGCCCGATTTCGGGGCTCCTCACGGCCGCCCAGGATTTCGCCGGCTTACAGAGCATCAATTCCCTCACCGGCGACCTGGAAGTGATTCCCAAAGTCATCCTGCCGGTGAACGACATCTTCATCTCCACGATCATGGGCCTGGTGATCGAGGCGAAGTATTTCGGCGGCCTGGCGAGCGCGGGCGCCGGGGCCGCCGCGGCAGGCAGCGGCTCGGTCCTGGCGGCGGGGCTGGGCTCGGGGGTGAACCTGGCGAGTTCGGCGCTGGGCGGGTCGGTGGCCGCCGGCGCCGGCCACGCCGGCTTGGTGGGCGCGATGTCGGTTCCGCCGAGCTGGGCGACCGCCACTCCGGCGATCAGAACGGTCGCCTCCGTCCTGTCCGGTACGGGTGCGAACGCCGTGCCCGCGGGCGCCGTGAGCGAGGGGACGCTGCTCAGCGGGGTGGCCGTGGCAGGCATGGCCGGAACCGCCCTGGGCGCCGCCGGCTCGCGTGCCATCGGTGGTGCCGGTGCCCGGCTCCGGTCGACCTCACTGAAAGACGGCACGTCCACAGACGGCGAGTCGTCACCGGGTGACCTCCAGCGAATCGTTGCGGAAATGGCTGACAAACCCGACGCCGTTCAACACTGGCATACCGATTCGGCGCAGCTCGACGCCCTCATCGCGAAGCTCAGGACCAAACCGGGCATCCATGCGGTGCACTTGACCGATGGTGATGCGAGCAGCGTAGCCCTGCCGAAGTCGGTTTCCTGA
- a CDS encoding acyl-CoA dehydrogenase family protein yields MTETVAQFAARARSWLADNMPAIDPQAPPPAPRDDERSWNRARELQKRLYEAGFAGICFPREYGGLGLDYEYQRAFDAETLTYEMPLILNTPTFTICCATLLDTGSEEQKKQHIAAALRGDEVLVQLLSEPSGGSDLAGVLTRAERRGDRWVLNGAKTWSTSAFAADYGLCLARTDWNVPKHEGLTMFLVPIDHPGITLRRITMLSGSTEFCEEFLDGVDVGDDAVVGEVNGGWAVASRQLYHERRAVGQGSEFASGSGSEGGNANPVDYVALAEKTGQADDRRVQEMAGRALVRRAVAEQLIAHVYRSVRDGDLPPTAGTLIRLFHAETVTLDVDTALAIAGSAGVVGERGDGLETGLRYLSRQTVAIGGGTTEMARNVIGERVLGFPREYAADRGVPFNQVRHGQTR; encoded by the coding sequence ATGACCGAAACCGTAGCACAATTCGCTGCCCGCGCACGGTCCTGGCTGGCCGACAACATGCCCGCCATCGATCCGCAGGCGCCGCCGCCCGCCCCTCGCGACGACGAACGATCCTGGAACAGGGCCCGGGAATTGCAAAAACGGCTCTACGAGGCGGGTTTCGCCGGCATCTGCTTCCCGCGCGAGTACGGCGGCCTGGGGCTGGACTACGAATACCAGCGGGCATTCGACGCGGAAACGCTGACCTACGAGATGCCGCTCATTCTCAACACCCCGACCTTCACCATCTGCTGTGCCACGTTGCTCGACACCGGCAGCGAAGAGCAGAAGAAGCAGCACATCGCCGCCGCGCTGCGCGGTGACGAAGTGCTGGTGCAGCTGTTGTCCGAACCCAGCGGCGGGTCCGATCTGGCCGGGGTCCTCACGCGGGCCGAGCGGCGCGGTGATCGCTGGGTGCTCAACGGCGCCAAGACCTGGAGCACCAGCGCGTTCGCCGCCGACTACGGACTGTGCCTGGCGCGCACCGACTGGAACGTGCCCAAGCACGAGGGCCTGACCATGTTTCTGGTGCCGATCGACCACCCCGGAATCACGTTGCGCCGCATCACCATGCTCAGCGGCTCCACCGAGTTCTGCGAGGAGTTCCTCGACGGGGTGGACGTCGGCGACGACGCGGTGGTCGGGGAGGTCAACGGCGGCTGGGCGGTGGCCTCCCGCCAGCTCTACCACGAGCGGCGCGCGGTCGGCCAGGGCTCGGAGTTCGCCAGCGGCAGCGGAAGCGAGGGCGGCAACGCGAATCCCGTTGACTACGTTGCCCTCGCCGAGAAGACGGGGCAGGCCGACGACCGGCGGGTCCAGGAGATGGCGGGCCGGGCTTTGGTGCGGCGCGCCGTCGCCGAGCAACTCATCGCCCACGTCTACCGCAGCGTCAGGGACGGTGACCTGCCGCCGACCGCGGGAACGCTGATCAGGCTGTTCCATGCCGAGACGGTGACGCTGGACGTCGATACGGCTCTGGCGATCGCGGGAAGTGCGGGCGTCGTCGGTGAGCGCGGCGACGGGCTGGAAACCGGGCTGCGCTACCTGTCCCGGCAGACGGTCGCGATCGGCGGCGGCACGACCGAGATGGCGCGCAACGTGATCGGCGAGCGCGTGCTGGGCTTCCCACGCGAATACGCCGCTGATCGCGGGGTGCCGTTCAATCAGGTGCGGCACGGGCAGACGCGTTAG
- a CDS encoding PPE family protein, giving the protein MDFGVLPPEVNSARMYTGPGSGPMLAAAAAWDELATELHAAAASYSSVISGLTVGWRGPASATMAAAATPYRAWITATAGQAEQTANQARAAAAAFETAFAATVPPGAVAANRARLLALVATNFFGQNTPAIMATQAEYIEMWAQDAAAMYGYAGSSATASQVMPFNAPPQTTNPAAATGQAGAVSQATATATGAQTQALPQLMATVPSSLQQLATPAATAAAADPSAPSSLATSTNTLISLITGPSSPLSLFTVPGVPFLFGIQSYLLPQAGLNAASAASKAAAAAGSSGLAALSSNTSTLGSAVSAGVGRAGLIGGLSVPQGWAMAAPAVKPVAAVFADGGPAGVPAAIAAPGEGPLFGNMALSSLAGRAMLGGGATAARTTGAAEATAAGQASGPVNIFIVPAVPQ; this is encoded by the coding sequence ATAGATTTCGGAGTACTCCCGCCGGAGGTCAACTCGGCTCGCATGTACACCGGCCCCGGGTCCGGCCCGATGCTGGCCGCGGCGGCGGCCTGGGATGAGCTGGCCACGGAATTGCACGCCGCGGCGGCGTCCTACTCCTCGGTGATTTCAGGGTTGACGGTCGGCTGGCGCGGCCCCGCCTCGGCGACGATGGCGGCCGCGGCCACACCGTACCGGGCATGGATCACCGCCACCGCCGGTCAGGCCGAGCAGACGGCCAACCAGGCCAGGGCAGCGGCGGCCGCATTCGAGACCGCCTTCGCGGCAACGGTTCCGCCCGGAGCGGTCGCGGCCAACCGCGCACGTTTGCTCGCGCTCGTTGCGACGAACTTCTTCGGGCAGAACACTCCGGCGATCATGGCCACCCAGGCGGAGTACATCGAGATGTGGGCCCAGGATGCGGCGGCGATGTACGGCTACGCCGGCTCGTCGGCGACCGCCTCACAGGTGATGCCGTTCAATGCGCCACCGCAAACCACGAATCCGGCCGCGGCCACGGGCCAGGCGGGCGCCGTGTCGCAGGCCACGGCCACGGCGACCGGCGCGCAGACACAGGCCCTTCCGCAGCTGATGGCCACGGTGCCTTCGTCGTTGCAGCAGCTGGCTACTCCGGCCGCGACGGCGGCCGCGGCGGACCCGTCGGCTCCGTCGTCGCTCGCGACCTCGACGAACACCCTCATCAGCCTGATCACAGGACCGTCATCGCCGTTGTCGTTGTTCACCGTTCCCGGTGTGCCATTCCTGTTCGGGATCCAGAGTTACCTGTTGCCCCAGGCCGGGCTCAACGCGGCCAGCGCGGCGAGCAAAGCCGCGGCTGCCGCGGGCAGCAGCGGGTTGGCAGCCCTGAGTTCGAATACAAGCACCCTGGGCTCGGCGGTGTCGGCGGGAGTCGGCCGCGCGGGTTTGATCGGGGGATTGTCCGTACCGCAAGGCTGGGCGATGGCCGCCCCGGCGGTCAAGCCGGTCGCCGCGGTGTTCGCCGACGGCGGACCGGCCGGCGTCCCGGCGGCGATCGCGGCACCGGGCGAGGGCCCGCTGTTCGGCAACATGGCGCTGTCGAGTCTTGCGGGGCGGGCGATGCTCGGCGGGGGCGCAACCGCTGCCCGGACGACAGGTGCGGCCGAGGCGACCGCGGCGGGCCAGGCCAGCGGTCCCGTCAACATCTTCATCGTTCCGGCGGTTCCGCAGTGA